In Nicotiana tabacum cultivar K326 chromosome 17, ASM71507v2, whole genome shotgun sequence, one DNA window encodes the following:
- the LOC107766372 gene encoding uncharacterized protein LOC107766372, whose amino-acid sequence MGADYYKVLQVDKNAKDDDLKKAYRKLAMKWHPDKNPNNKKEAEAKFKQISEAYEVLSDPQKRAIYDQYGEEGLKGQVPPPDAGGPGGQTFFQTGDGPNVFRFNPRNANDIFTEFFGFSSPFGGGMGGGSGMRGSRFSSSMFGDDIFSSFGEGRPMSSGPRKAPPIERTLPCSLEELYKGTTKKMKISREIADASGKTLPVEEILTIDIKPGWKKGTKITFPEKGNEEPNVVAADLMFIIDEKPHSVFTRDGNDLVTTQKISLAEALTGYTVHLTTLDGRKLTVPISTVIHPNYEEVVPREGMPIAKEPSKRGNLRIKFNIKFPTRLTADQKTGIKKLLAS is encoded by the exons AGAACCCCAATAACAAGAAAGAAGCTGAGGCTAAATTCAAACAAATCTCTGAAGCGTATGAG GTATTAAGTGATCCACAGAAGAGGGCAATATATGATCAGTATGGGGAAGAAGGGCTTAAAGGTCAAGTGCCACCACCTGATGCTGGTGGACCTGGTGGGCAAACATTTTTCCAGACAGGAGATGGACCAAATGTATTTAGATTCAATCCTAGAAATGCCAATGATATTTTCACAGAATTTTTCGGATTTTCGAGCCCATTTGGTGGGGGTATGGGTGGTGGTAGTGGGATGAGAGGTTCAAGGTTTTCTAGTTCAATGTTTGGTGATGATATCTTTAGTTCATTTGGAGAAGGCAGACCAATGAGTTCAGGTCCCCGAAAGGCGCCACCGATTGAAAGAACATTGCCTTGTAGTTTAGAAGAGCTTTATAAGGGGACAACGAAGAAGATGAAAATCTCTAGGGAGATAGCTGATGCAAGTGG GAAGACTTTACCAGTAGAAGAAATTTTGACCATTGACATCAAACCTGGCTGGAAAAAGGGAACGAAGATTACATTCCCGGAAAAAGGAAATGAAGAGCCAAATGTTGTAGCTGCAGATCTTATGTTCATAATTGATGAGAAACCACACAGTGTGTTTACGAGGGACGGGAATGACCTTGTGACCACTCAGAAAATCTCACTGGCTGAAGCATTAACAGGCTACACGGTCCATCTAACGACACTAGATGGAAGAAAACTGACTGTTCCTATTAGCACTGTAATACATCCAAACTATGAAGAGGTTGTTCCAAGGGAAGGAATGCCAATAGCGAAAGAGCCTTCAAAGAGAGGGAATTTGAGGATCAAGTTCAATATCAAGTTCCCAACAAGGTTAACAGCAGACCAGAAGACTGGAATCAAGAAGTTGCTTGCTTCTTAG